A single region of the Triticum dicoccoides isolate Atlit2015 ecotype Zavitan chromosome 2B, WEW_v2.0, whole genome shotgun sequence genome encodes:
- the LOC119365231 gene encoding thioredoxin-like 3-3, with amino-acid sequence MSAEAGNGKEEARKTGLEGTGLPLPGGSHGSVRCAGSDPQLRHMLDSLKSSKASAVINYGASWCGVCNQILPPFCKFSNEFKNLSFIYAHVDECPETTQNIRYTPTFHFYRDGERVDEMFGAGEERLRDRLWLHS; translated from the exons ATGAGTGCCGAGGCAGGCAATGGGAAGGAGGAAGCCAGAAAGACAGGTTTGGAGGGCACCGGACTGCCCCTTCCAGGTGGCTCCCATGGCAGCGTGCGATGCGCTGGCAGCGACCCGCAGTTGAGACACATGCTTGATTCCCTCAAATCCTCCAAGGCTTCT GCTGTGATCAACTATGGCGCCTCATG GTGCGGTGTTTGCAATCAGATTCTTCCACCCTTCTGCAAATTCAGCAATGAATTCAAGAATCTTAGTTTCATCTATGCCCATGTTGATGAGTGCCCCGAAACAACTCAGAACATACGATACACTCCGACCTTCCATTTTTACCGGGATGGAGAAAGGGTGGATGAGATGTTTGGTGCAGGGGAAGAGAGGCTACGGGATCGATTGTGGTTGCATTCATGA